The proteins below are encoded in one region of Rhododendron vialii isolate Sample 1 chromosome 7a, ASM3025357v1:
- the LOC131334351 gene encoding cycloartenol-C-24-methyltransferase-like, protein MSKAGAFDLATGVGGKIEKDEVLSAVDKYEKYHSYYGGEEKERKDNYTDMVNKYYDLVTSFYEYGWGESFHFAHRLKGESLRESIKRHEHFLALQLGLKPGQKVLDVGCGIGGPLREIAQFSMSSVTGLNNNEYQITRGKALNRKVGLDKTCDFVKADFMKMPFPDNSFDAVYAIEATCHAPDAVACYKEIYRVLKPGQCFAVYEWCMTNSFDPHNKEHQNIKAEIELGNGLPEVRSTGQCLEAVKQAGFEVIWDKDLAADSPVPWYLPLDTSQYFSLSGFRLTAVGRFITKNMVKGLEYVGLAPAGSQRVQEFLEKAADGLVNGGKKEIFTAMYFVLARKPHMDS, encoded by the exons ATGTCGAAAGCAGGAGCCTTTGATCTCGCCACTGGCGTCGGCGGAAAGATCGAAAAAGACGAAGTTCTCTCCGCCGTCGACAA GTATGAAAAGTATCACAGTTACTATGGAGgcgaagaaaaagagagaaaggataACTACACTGATATG GTGAATAAATACTATGACCTTGTTACTAGCTTCTATGAATATGGATGGGGAGAGTCATTCCATTTTGCACACAG ATTGAAAGGGGAGTCTCTTCGAGAGAGCATTAAACGACATGAGCACTTCCTTGCTTTACAGCTAGGACTAAAACCTGGACAAAAG GTATTGGATGTTGGGTGTGGAATTGGTGGGCCATTAAGGGAAATTGCCCAGTTCAG CATGTCCTCCGTTACAGGATTGAATAACAATGAATACCAAATAACAAGAGGAAAG GCACTGAACCGCAAAGTTGGTTTGGACAAGACATGCGACTTTGTCAAG GCGGATTTCATGAAAATGCCATTTCCTGACAATAGTTTTGATGCTGTATATGCAATTGAGGCTACATGCCATGCTCCGGATGCA GTTGCGTGCTACAAAGAGATTTATAGAGTACTGAAGCCTGGTCAGTGTTTTGCTGTGTACGAGTGGTGCATGACTAATTCCTTTGATCCCCACAATAAAGAACACCAAAATATCAAG GCAGAAATCGAGCTTGGTAATGGCCTCCCTGAAGTCAGGAGTACAGGACAATGCCTTGAGGCTGTGAAGCAAGCAGGATTTGAA GTAATATGGGATAAAGATCTTGCAGCAGATTCACCTGTCCCTTGGTACTTGCCTTTGGATACAAGTCAATATTTCTCACTGAGCGGCTTCCGTCTTACAGCGGTTGGACGTTTTATTACAAAAAACATG GTCAAGGGCCTGGAATATGTTGGACTTGCCCCCGCGGGAAGtcaaagggttcaagaattCTTGGAGAAAGCTGCAGATGGGCTAGTTAACGGTGGAAA GAAAGAAATCTTCACAGCAATGTATTTCGTCCTGGCTAGGAAGCCTCATATGGATAGCTAG
- the LOC131334352 gene encoding cycloartenol-C-24-methyltransferase-like has translation MSKAGAFDLASGLTGGIRKEDVLSTVETYEKYHSCYGGEEKDRKDNYTDMVNKYYDLVAAFFEYGWGESFHFANRLKGESLPESKKRHEHFIALQLGLKPGQKVLDVGCGIGGPLREIAQFSMTSITGLNIHEYQITRGKALTRKVGLDKTCDFVKADFMKMPFPDNSFDAVYAIEATCHAPDLVACYKEIYRVLKPGQCFAVYEWCMTNSFDPHNQEHQNIKAEIELGNGLPDIRVIGQCLEAVKQAGFEVIWDKDLAADSPVPWYLPLEKNQYFSVIGFRNTAVGRFILRNMAKGMEYIGLAPKGSQRVLHLLLKAADGLYDGGRKEIFTGMYFVLARKPHLDS, from the exons ATGTCGAAAGCGGGTGCCTTTGATCTCGCCAGTGGTCTCACCGGAGGGATCCGAAAAGAAGATGTTCTCTCCACCGTCGAGAC GTATGAGAAGTATCACAGTTGCTATGGAGGCGAAGAGAAAGATAGAAAGGATAACTACACTGATATG GTGAATAAATACTATGACCTTGTTGCTGCCTTCTTTGAATATGGATGGGGAGAGTCATTCCATTTTGCGAACAG ATTGAAAGGGGAGTCTCTACCAGAGAGCAAAAAACGACATGAGCACTTCATTGCTTTACAGCTAGGACTAAAACCTGGACAAAAG GTATTGGATGTTGGGTGTGGAATTGGTGGACCATTAAGGGAAATTGCCCAGTTCAG CATGACCTCCATTACAGGATTGAATATCCATGAATACCAAATAACAAGAGGAAAG GCACTGACCCGCAAAGTTGGATTGGACAAGACATGCGACTTTGTCAAG GCGGATTTCATGAAAATGCCATTTCCTGACAATAGTTTTGATGCTGTATATGCAATTGAGGCTACATGCCATGCTCCAGATTTG GTTGCGTGCTACAAAGAGATTTATAGAGTACTGAAGCCTGGTCAGTGTTTTGCTGTGTACGAGTGGTGCATGACTAATTCCTTTGATCCCCACAATCAAGAACACCAAAATATCAAG GCAGAAATCGAGCTTGGTAATGGCCTCCCTGATATCAGGGTTATAGGACAATGCCTTGAGGCTGTGAAGCAAGCAGGATTTGAA GTAATATGGGATAAAGATCTTGCAGCAGATTCACCTGTCCCTTGGTACTTGCCTTTGGAGAAAAATCAATATTTCTCAGTGATTGGCTTCCGTAATACAGCTGTTGGACGTTTTATTTTGAGAAACATG GCCAAGGGCATGGAATATATTGGGCTTGCCCCCAAGGGAAGTCAAAGGGTTCTACATTTATTGTTGAAAGCTGCAGATGGGCTATATGATGGTGGAAG GAAAGAAATCTTCACGGGAATGTATTTCGTCTTGGCTAGGAAGCCTCATTTGGACAGCTAG